The proteins below are encoded in one region of Deferribacter autotrophicus:
- the trmFO gene encoding methylenetetrahydrofolate--tRNA-(uracil(54)-C(5))-methyltransferase (FADH(2)-oxidizing) TrmFO, protein MKQKIVIIGGGLAGSELAYQLAKAGFQITLYEMRPVKMTEAHETSYLGELLCSNSLKSESLDTAAGLLKKEMEMMDSLIIKVAKETRVPAGNALAVDREKFGKRITEILEGFDNISIIREEVQDIPDDRPCVVASGPLTSRVLSEKIKKLFGGGLFFYDAISPIVDAESIDYSKCFFKSRYGKGDDDYLNCPMTEEQFDRFYDALMKAEKVEFKEFEKEAIFEGCMPIEVMASRGKQTLLYGPMRPVGLEHPVTGEKYFAVVQLRKENREGTAYNIVGFQTKMRIGAQKEVFRLIPGLENAEFLRYGSIHRNTYVRSCDYLDSFFRYKNSLLFFAGQITGVEGYIESAATSLIISFFLKNYFADKKILPFPETTALGALSRYVSTPKKDYVPSNFHFGMLPPLTKKIRSKKDRKIALSKRALKDLEDYLVKNS, encoded by the coding sequence ATGAAGCAAAAAATAGTAATCATAGGTGGCGGATTAGCCGGATCCGAGCTTGCATATCAGCTTGCTAAAGCAGGTTTTCAAATAACTCTTTATGAAATGAGACCTGTGAAAATGACAGAGGCTCATGAGACGTCCTATTTAGGAGAGCTTCTTTGTTCAAATTCTCTTAAATCAGAATCTCTTGATACTGCAGCGGGACTTTTGAAGAAAGAGATGGAAATGATGGATAGTCTTATTATCAAAGTAGCGAAGGAAACAAGGGTGCCTGCTGGTAATGCTCTGGCTGTTGATAGAGAGAAATTCGGCAAAAGAATAACCGAGATTTTGGAAGGTTTTGATAATATATCAATTATCAGGGAAGAAGTGCAAGATATTCCTGATGATAGACCTTGTGTAGTGGCGTCTGGTCCTTTAACATCAAGAGTTTTAAGTGAAAAAATAAAAAAACTTTTTGGCGGTGGCCTCTTTTTTTATGATGCCATATCACCTATAGTGGATGCTGAGTCCATTGATTATTCGAAATGTTTTTTCAAAAGCAGATATGGAAAAGGTGATGACGACTATTTAAATTGTCCAATGACTGAAGAGCAATTTGACAGATTTTACGATGCACTGATGAAGGCTGAAAAAGTGGAGTTTAAAGAGTTTGAAAAAGAAGCTATTTTTGAAGGATGTATGCCCATTGAAGTAATGGCAAGCAGAGGCAAACAGACTTTGCTTTACGGTCCGATGAGGCCTGTGGGGCTTGAGCATCCTGTTACCGGTGAAAAATATTTTGCAGTGGTTCAATTAAGAAAAGAAAATCGAGAAGGCACAGCTTACAATATTGTAGGGTTTCAGACCAAAATGAGAATCGGTGCTCAAAAGGAAGTTTTCAGATTGATTCCTGGTCTTGAGAATGCCGAGTTTTTACGTTACGGTTCTATTCACAGAAATACCTATGTTAGAAGTTGTGATTATCTGGATAGTTTTTTCAGATACAAAAATTCACTTCTATTTTTTGCAGGTCAAATTACTGGAGTGGAAGGTTACATTGAGTCTGCTGCCACGTCATTGATAATCTCTTTTTTCTTGAAAAATTATTTTGCAGACAAGAAAATTTTGCCTTTTCCTGAGACCACCGCATTGGGTGCTCTCTCAAGGTATGTTTCCACACCTAAAAAGGATTATGTTCCCAGTAATTTTCATTTCGGGATGCTACCACCACTTACCAAAAAAATTCGCTCTAAAAAGGATAGAAAGATAGCATTGAGCAAAAGGGCGTTAAAGGATTTAGAGGATTATTTAGTTAAAAATAGTTAA
- a CDS encoding ABC-F family ATP-binding cassette domain-containing protein codes for MISVENLSKTFGDKVLFDSISFTIGSGEKVGLVGRNGEGKTTLFRIITGEEEPDTGRVNIPKNYKIGYLKQHLEFTKSNLLDEVYSEVESNLEDNRWKAEKVLFGLGFTKEDLQKNPHDFSGGYQVRINLAKVLVADSDMLLLDEPTNYLDILSIRWLARFLKEWRKEFILITHDRGFMDEVCTHILGIHRKKVRKIKGNTEKYYQQVALDDELYEKTRQNVEKRKKEIEQFISKFRAKARQANLVQSRLKTLEKLEGIEQLEEIKNLKFRFSYKPFEGKNLMHVKDISFGYSEDKILFQNLSFTVGSKDRICIVGPNGKGKTTLIKVLSGKLKPLQGEIVVNNGVELGVYEQSNISSLVDNRSIEEEIMYSAPEVDRQRARDIAGIMMFGGDDALKKISVLSGGEKSRVMLGKVIAKSVNLLMLDEPTNHLDIYSTDALLEALLKFEGAVLMVTHNETFLREVANRLIVFKKDAVFLFEGTYDEFLEKIGWDEEDFERDRKEEKNKLSKKDIRRLKAELIAEKSKVLNPLAREVEELEKAIEESESRKEELNSLILKYSVEGNFEEIASLSKELKNLEKNIDELYSRYEIKLSELEEKEIYFQKKLEQLI; via the coding sequence GTGATAAGTGTAGAGAATTTGAGTAAAACATTTGGGGATAAAGTTCTTTTTGATTCAATATCGTTTACCATTGGTAGTGGTGAGAAAGTTGGGCTTGTGGGAAGAAACGGGGAAGGGAAGACCACCCTTTTCAGGATAATTACAGGAGAAGAAGAGCCTGATACGGGTAGAGTAAATATTCCTAAAAATTATAAAATTGGTTATTTAAAGCAGCATCTGGAGTTTACAAAAAGCAATTTGCTTGATGAAGTTTACAGTGAGGTAGAAAGTAATCTGGAAGATAATAGATGGAAGGCAGAAAAGGTATTGTTTGGTCTTGGTTTTACCAAAGAGGATTTACAAAAAAATCCTCATGATTTTTCTGGTGGTTATCAGGTAAGGATAAATCTTGCAAAGGTGCTTGTGGCTGATTCGGATATGCTTTTGCTTGATGAACCAACAAACTATCTTGATATCCTGTCTATCAGGTGGCTTGCAAGGTTTTTGAAAGAGTGGAGAAAAGAATTTATTTTGATTACCCATGACAGAGGATTTATGGATGAAGTATGTACCCATATACTTGGTATTCATAGGAAAAAAGTTAGGAAAATAAAGGGAAACACAGAAAAATATTACCAGCAAGTAGCTTTGGATGATGAACTGTATGAAAAGACAAGACAAAACGTAGAGAAAAGGAAAAAAGAGATTGAGCAGTTTATTTCAAAGTTTAGAGCAAAGGCAAGACAGGCCAATCTTGTTCAATCTAGGCTTAAAACACTTGAAAAGTTGGAAGGAATCGAACAGTTGGAGGAGATTAAAAACCTAAAGTTTCGGTTCAGTTATAAGCCCTTTGAAGGGAAAAACCTGATGCATGTAAAGGATATATCTTTTGGATATTCAGAAGATAAAATATTATTTCAAAACTTATCTTTTACAGTGGGGAGTAAAGATAGGATTTGTATTGTGGGACCGAACGGAAAAGGGAAAACAACGTTAATCAAGGTGCTTTCCGGGAAATTGAAACCGTTGCAGGGTGAAATAGTGGTCAACAACGGAGTGGAGCTTGGTGTTTATGAACAGAGTAACATTTCAAGTCTGGTGGATAATAGAAGTATTGAGGAAGAGATTATGTATTCGGCGCCGGAAGTGGACAGGCAAAGAGCAAGGGATATTGCAGGTATTATGATGTTTGGTGGGGATGATGCATTAAAAAAAATCAGTGTTTTGTCAGGTGGAGAAAAAAGTAGGGTAATGCTAGGAAAAGTTATTGCAAAATCTGTAAATTTGCTTATGTTAGACGAGCCCACAAATCATCTGGATATTTATTCCACCGATGCGTTGCTTGAGGCGTTATTAAAATTTGAAGGTGCCGTATTGATGGTAACCCACAATGAAACTTTTTTGAGAGAAGTGGCAAATAGGCTAATTGTATTTAAAAAGGACGCAGTTTTTTTGTTTGAAGGAACTTATGATGAGTTTTTAGAAAAGATTGGATGGGATGAAGAGGATTTTGAAAGGGACAGGAAAGAGGAGAAAAATAAACTTTCTAAAAAGGATATTAGGAGACTTAAGGCAGAACTGATTGCCGAGAAGTCAAAGGTACTGAATCCTCTGGCAAGAGAGGTAGAAGAGCTGGAAAAAGCTATAGAAGAAAGTGAAAGTCGTAAAGAAGAGTTGAACAGTTTGATTTTAAAGTATTCAGTGGAAGGCAATTTTGAAGAGATTGCTTCTTTGAGCAAGGAATTGAAAAATCTTGAAAAAAATATCGATGAGCTTTACAGTCGATACGAAATCAAACTGAGTGAGCTTGAAGAGAAAGAAATCTATTTTCAAAAAAAATTAGAGCAACTTATCTAA
- a CDS encoding VCBS repeat-containing protein — translation MLKRFFVILFLLVPLVSFARFEKLVGEIDNLLAPVKGYVVAVEGDTVYTDLTKEDGVTRGRVLNVYREGKKIVHPITGEVLGVKRSYLGKVKIIEVFDKYSIASVFDKKEDFRKGDVVISETPVKVKVNYENFNRRLELLMKQDLADATNFIVSDSGNYLINFVQDEKGGIEYMIFFDGKLIAKKYYADVNLSYLSKGKPSLMTADILRSKPIDKELRTISVGHIFNDDYEYIVTADEDTVYIYKFTGDDFEYVTRIDGDFDEILNVETIDLNGNGIDEIFISNLQNGRNIKSAIYEFDDNKPKLLKRSIPYIFRTIMVNGHKKLVCQRISRDGEYLGKIHYYEYKADYVRGDAIDGTNGIGIFGFGYGDIDNDGKKEILYLNKQFRLIIIKDGKKIFKSHNYFGKTPYYFMLENEKKVKKEYINRNEDDPFEILHYKKFLKGRVYVYDGGKIYILKNEQVSDVLPNLLKFKGSVFEGLIWQRKMIRKIWESDTFKPTIVDYYGEERFGKNYVVLLRNFGSGLFKGTKSEFIYLEVK, via the coding sequence ATGTTAAAAAGATTTTTTGTAATTCTATTTTTATTGGTTCCCTTAGTGAGTTTTGCAAGATTCGAAAAACTGGTAGGAGAAATAGATAATTTACTTGCCCCCGTAAAAGGGTATGTGGTAGCTGTGGAAGGTGATACGGTTTATACTGATTTGACAAAAGAAGACGGTGTTACCAGGGGTAGAGTGTTAAATGTATACAGAGAAGGAAAGAAGATAGTTCACCCAATTACGGGAGAGGTTCTTGGAGTAAAACGCTCATATTTGGGTAAAGTTAAAATAATTGAAGTTTTTGATAAATACTCTATAGCATCTGTATTTGATAAAAAAGAGGATTTTAGAAAAGGAGATGTGGTAATCAGTGAAACTCCTGTCAAGGTTAAAGTAAATTATGAAAATTTCAATAGAAGATTAGAATTATTAATGAAACAAGACTTGGCTGATGCTACAAACTTTATTGTTTCAGATAGTGGCAATTATCTGATTAATTTTGTGCAAGATGAAAAAGGTGGTATTGAATATATGATATTTTTTGATGGTAAGTTGATTGCTAAAAAATATTATGCAGATGTCAATTTAAGCTATTTGTCAAAAGGTAAGCCATCATTGATGACTGCTGATATTTTGAGAAGCAAGCCAATTGATAAAGAATTACGGACTATCAGTGTTGGTCATATTTTTAACGATGATTATGAATATATTGTTACAGCTGATGAGGATACGGTATATATCTATAAATTTACTGGAGATGATTTTGAGTATGTGACCAGGATTGACGGTGATTTTGATGAAATTTTGAATGTAGAAACAATTGATTTAAATGGAAATGGTATTGATGAAATTTTTATTTCAAATTTGCAGAATGGAAGAAATATAAAATCTGCAATTTACGAATTTGATGATAATAAGCCAAAATTATTGAAAAGAAGTATTCCATATATTTTTAGGACAATTATGGTGAATGGCCATAAGAAACTGGTATGTCAGAGAATATCAAGAGATGGTGAATATCTGGGTAAGATTCATTATTATGAATATAAAGCTGATTATGTAAGAGGAGATGCCATTGACGGGACAAATGGTATCGGAATTTTTGGCTTTGGATACGGTGATATTGATAACGATGGGAAAAAAGAAATATTATATTTAAATAAACAATTCAGGCTTATTATCATTAAAGATGGTAAGAAAATCTTTAAAAGTCATAATTATTTTGGTAAGACCCCATATTATTTTATGTTAGAAAATGAAAAAAAAGTTAAAAAAGAGTATATAAATAGAAATGAAGATGATCCTTTTGAAATATTGCATTATAAAAAATTTTTAAAGGGGAGAGTTTATGTATATGATGGTGGTAAAATATATATATTAAAAAATGAGCAAGTTTCAGATGTGTTGCCAAACTTGTTAAAGTTTAAAGGTTCAGTTTTTGAAGGGTTGATATGGCAAAGGAAAATGATAAGAAAGATATGGGAGTCAGATACATTTAAGCCGACTATTGTGGATTATTATGGGGAAGAAAGATTTGGTAAGAATTATGTAGTCTTGCTTAGAAATTTTGGTAGTGGTTTATTCAAGGGTACAAAAAGTGAATTTATATATCTTGAAGTAAAATGA
- a CDS encoding DEAD/DEAH box helicase — translation MQSMKEFEKLGVSKSIIEALKKKGFEEPTDIQKLVIPKILNGENDIVAQAQTGTGKTAAFGIPVIEKIDRKNEGISCLILTPTRELANQVAEEINSLKGRRRITVVPVYGGQSMELQLKRLSGNVDIVVGTPGRILDHLKRGSLKISGIEYFILDEADEMLNMGFIDDIKTIFRYTPENRRVLLFSATMPKEILNLAKNFMKGYEVVKVESKQLTTALTEQIYFEVNEEDKFEALCRIRDLYPEFYGLIFCRTKVDVDKVANKLIDRGYNAEGLHGDLSQYQRERILHKFKTKRVNMLVATDVAARGIDIDNLTHVINYSLPQNPESYVHRIGRTGRAGKKGMAITFVTPSEYKNLLYIMRISNTKIKKEKLPGIDELIQNKKEMIKQDITSIIENGEYKEFEFFAKELLQNFAPESVVAAMLKYRFSDDLDIQSYKEIEEVSVNRKGKTRLFVAKGRMDGMNETDIKKFIADKCKVDLKKIRDVKVFEKFSFITVPFEEAEYILSIFKKNRRGRKPLVELAKAK, via the coding sequence ATGCAAAGTATGAAAGAATTTGAAAAACTTGGAGTATCAAAAAGTATTATTGAAGCGCTTAAAAAGAAAGGATTTGAAGAGCCCACTGATATTCAGAAGCTTGTAATACCTAAAATATTAAATGGTGAGAATGACATCGTTGCTCAAGCGCAGACCGGGACAGGAAAGACAGCTGCCTTTGGAATTCCTGTGATTGAGAAAATTGACAGAAAGAATGAAGGAATTAGTTGTTTGATTTTAACTCCCACCAGAGAACTTGCAAATCAGGTGGCTGAAGAGATAAATTCTTTAAAAGGTAGAAGAAGAATAACCGTTGTTCCGGTTTATGGTGGTCAATCTATGGAGTTGCAATTAAAAAGATTGAGCGGGAACGTGGATATTGTAGTTGGAACACCGGGCAGAATTCTTGATCATTTGAAACGTGGCAGTTTGAAGATTTCTGGTATTGAATATTTCATTCTTGATGAAGCTGATGAAATGTTGAATATGGGGTTTATAGATGACATAAAAACAATATTCCGGTATACGCCTGAAAATAGAAGAGTATTGCTTTTTTCGGCTACAATGCCGAAGGAGATTTTGAATTTAGCTAAAAACTTCATGAAAGGGTATGAAGTTGTCAAAGTAGAGAGTAAACAACTTACCACCGCTTTGACTGAACAGATTTATTTTGAAGTGAATGAGGAAGATAAATTTGAAGCTTTATGTCGTATAAGGGATTTGTATCCGGAATTTTACGGATTGATTTTTTGTAGAACAAAGGTAGATGTGGATAAAGTGGCAAACAAGTTAATTGACAGAGGCTACAATGCTGAAGGTTTGCATGGTGATTTGTCCCAGTATCAAAGGGAGAGAATTCTTCATAAGTTTAAGACAAAAAGAGTAAATATGCTCGTGGCCACCGATGTGGCGGCAAGAGGGATAGATATTGATAATCTTACCCATGTTATTAATTATTCTCTTCCTCAAAATCCCGAAAGCTATGTTCACAGGATTGGCAGAACGGGGAGGGCTGGTAAAAAAGGGATGGCTATTACCTTTGTTACGCCATCGGAGTATAAGAATCTATTGTATATTATGAGGATATCAAATACGAAGATAAAAAAGGAAAAATTGCCCGGTATCGATGAACTGATTCAAAATAAGAAGGAGATGATTAAGCAAGATATTACTTCAATAATTGAAAACGGGGAATATAAAGAATTTGAATTTTTTGCCAAAGAGCTATTGCAAAATTTTGCGCCAGAATCTGTGGTGGCTGCTATGTTGAAATATAGGTTTAGTGATGATTTAGATATTCAAAGTTATAAAGAGATTGAGGAAGTATCAGTCAATAGAAAAGGAAAAACCAGACTTTTTGTGGCAAAGGGTAGAATGGACGGTATGAATGAAACTGATATTAAGAAGTTTATAGCTGATAAATGCAAGGTGGATTTAAAGAAGATTAGGGACGTAAAGGTTTTTGAAAAATTTTCATTTATTACTGTGCCTTTTGAAGAAGCAGAATATATTTTATCAATCTTTAAAAAGAACAGAAGAGGTAGAAAGCCACTGGTAGAGTTGGCAAAAGCTAAGTAG
- a CDS encoding flagellin, producing the protein MKIDFIPANGILNSINNFTNAVNSSVEKLSTGKRINNASDSPSEISFTARLKAAIDSQKTLLNNIQDGISLFQTADYSLSGSSGLLDILNTIREKVVEAGNVTLTSSDINNIQNEINDLIDEIDNITTSIEFNTKKVFNGDYLATVTSSSPYINAYPLDKMDTVTIELSTITGASYHKYQNSVQPNPTVSATTDYTATLGTLGTVSTSGTASASNSYEIIFQDSSSFNVYDNSTGTLVTSSTTDTPFTLDGVTITISSGGTYSANYKIYLDTTSGSATVSYAEGNRGTSPSISNATWSSDVMLNSYFYIKTDFDGSTLKYNVFDKDNNAMGNWTTIGSQFTAFSDSKLAGSTFTFNVTDPGKGDIWKIDFGSYNSLSTSGGTFVIEGLNNSITVSWNGNDRLSDIVNRINSYNDVASATITTSGSNTYLVIKSLEKGSAGKIRIYDSLGNFTSTLGLSEVSNTGVDASLTYNGITYTSPNGEFNNVVNNILIKVKDESNVNNAVISIINKSTIIPLNINGTTPLEVYIKDMTPEALGLKDVNGDYAIDISTSSSREKSLSLIDSIIEKVSTEASRVGSMENVLSYHLDQITSNNTALNSSYSNHMDTDIAEELAKLTVNQMLLNSATTMLTKREEITTTVMTLLGINIKTS; encoded by the coding sequence ATGAAAATAGATTTTATCCCTGCAAATGGTATTTTAAACAGTATCAATAATTTCACTAATGCAGTAAACAGCTCAGTTGAAAAACTATCTACAGGAAAAAGAATAAACAATGCAAGTGATTCACCAAGTGAAATTAGTTTCACAGCAAGATTAAAGGCTGCCATCGACTCTCAAAAAACGCTTTTAAACAATATTCAGGATGGAATCTCACTGTTTCAAACAGCCGATTACTCTTTAAGTGGTTCATCAGGACTCCTTGATATTCTGAATACTATTCGCGAAAAAGTTGTGGAAGCCGGAAATGTTACACTTACATCCAGTGATATAAATAACATACAAAATGAAATCAACGATCTCATTGATGAAATAGACAATATCACCACATCAATCGAATTTAATACAAAAAAAGTGTTTAACGGTGATTATCTTGCCACAGTAACTTCAAGCTCCCCATACATAAATGCCTACCCCCTTGATAAAATGGATACAGTTACTATTGAACTTTCAACCATTACTGGTGCAAGCTATCATAAATACCAAAACAGCGTGCAACCCAACCCCACAGTCTCAGCAACAACCGATTATACGGCCACACTAGGTACTTTGGGGACTGTAAGTACTTCCGGTACTGCTTCAGCATCAAACAGCTATGAAATTATTTTTCAAGATAGCTCATCATTTAATGTATACGATAACAGTACAGGTACTCTCGTCACTTCAAGCACAACTGACACTCCTTTTACTCTCGATGGAGTAACCATCACCATTAGCTCTGGTGGCACTTATTCAGCAAATTATAAAATCTATCTTGATACAACTAGCGGATCTGCCACAGTTTCTTATGCAGAAGGCAACAGAGGAACATCACCAAGCATTTCAAATGCTACATGGTCATCTGATGTCATGTTAAATTCTTATTTTTATATAAAAACAGATTTTGATGGTAGTACATTAAAATATAACGTTTTTGACAAAGACAACAACGCAATGGGTAATTGGACAACCATTGGTTCTCAGTTCACAGCTTTTTCCGATTCAAAACTTGCAGGAAGTACATTTACCTTCAACGTAACAGATCCCGGCAAAGGAGACATCTGGAAAATAGATTTTGGCTCTTATAACTCCCTTTCAACATCAGGAGGCACATTTGTAATTGAAGGACTGAACAACTCTATTACCGTAAGCTGGAATGGTAATGATAGATTGAGTGATATTGTAAATAGAATTAATAGTTATAATGATGTAGCATCTGCCACAATAACCACTTCTGGTTCAAATACTTATCTTGTAATAAAATCGCTTGAAAAAGGAAGTGCGGGAAAAATCAGAATATACGATTCATTAGGCAATTTCACATCTACTCTAGGCTTATCAGAGGTATCTAACACAGGAGTTGACGCTTCATTAACCTACAATGGTATCACTTATACATCACCAAATGGAGAGTTTAATAATGTTGTAAACAATATTTTAATTAAAGTAAAAGATGAGTCAAATGTAAATAATGCAGTAATCTCTATAATCAATAAAAGCACCATAATTCCACTAAATATCAATGGGACCACTCCATTAGAAGTATATATTAAAGATATGACACCAGAGGCCCTTGGATTAAAGGATGTAAATGGTGATTATGCCATCGACATTTCCACATCCAGTAGTCGCGAAAAATCATTAAGTCTAATCGATTCAATTATTGAAAAGGTCTCAACTGAAGCTTCAAGAGTGGGGAGTATGGAAAACGTTTTGAGCTACCACCTGGATCAGATTACGTCAAACAACACTGCACTTAATTCATCTTACTCAAATCATATGGATACAGATATAGCAGAGGAGCTTGCAAAACTCACTGTAAATCAAATGTTACTTAACAGCGCCACAACAATGCTAACAAAAAGGGAAGAAATTACAACCACGGTAATGACACTATTAGGGATTAATATAAAGACAAGTTAA
- a CDS encoding tyrosine recombinase XerC, giving the protein MKFEQYLINERQCSQHTVKSYLNDLNDLVLYLEDENIMLNKIDYFMLRGFVAFLHEKGLARGSIERKIASLRSFFKFLIKRGFIEDNPARMLKFPKKDKKLLTVFDIDSIFNLLELPDKSKPIGLRDALILEFLYGTGVRVSELVGIKVDDIDFSGKRVRIYGKGKKMRIIPLSDYILELLSKYLSERERIAVKRMVKTDKVFINRLGTGLTDRSVRRIVDKYLKIAGLPLNYSPHSFRHTFATHLLENGADLRTIQKLLGHSSLSTTQKYTHLNLSEILKVYDKTHPMSKGEI; this is encoded by the coding sequence ATGAAATTTGAGCAGTATCTTATAAATGAGAGGCAGTGCAGTCAGCATACCGTTAAATCGTATTTGAATGATTTGAATGATTTAGTTTTGTATCTTGAGGATGAAAATATAATGCTTAATAAAATAGATTATTTCATGCTCAGAGGGTTTGTGGCTTTTTTGCATGAGAAGGGGCTTGCTAGAGGAAGTATTGAAAGAAAGATTGCCTCGTTGCGTTCATTTTTCAAGTTTCTCATAAAGCGTGGATTTATTGAAGATAATCCGGCAAGGATGTTAAAGTTCCCAAAAAAAGATAAAAAACTTTTAACGGTATTTGATATAGACTCTATTTTCAATTTGCTTGAATTGCCTGATAAAAGCAAGCCCATAGGATTGAGAGATGCGCTGATTTTGGAGTTTCTTTACGGAACAGGAGTAAGGGTTTCAGAATTGGTGGGAATAAAAGTGGATGATATCGATTTTAGTGGTAAAAGGGTGCGTATTTATGGAAAAGGTAAAAAGATGAGAATAATTCCATTATCGGACTATATACTTGAGTTATTATCAAAATATTTGAGTGAAAGGGAGAGAATAGCAGTAAAAAGAATGGTGAAAACAGATAAGGTTTTTATAAACAGACTTGGTACCGGGCTTACGGATCGCTCTGTAAGAAGGATTGTGGATAAATATTTGAAGATAGCAGGATTGCCGCTAAACTATAGTCCTCACTCATTCAGACATACATTTGCTACTCATCTTCTGGAAAACGGTGCGGATTTGAGGACAATACAAAAACTGCTTGGGCATTCCAGCCTTTCCACAACGCAAAAGTATACTCATCTCAACCTGAGTGAGATTTTAAAAGTTTATGATAAAACTCATCCTATGAGTAAAGGTGAAATATAA
- the ispG gene encoding flavodoxin-dependent (E)-4-hydroxy-3-methylbut-2-enyl-diphosphate synthase, producing the protein MRRVTKEITLGNLKIGGKNPITVQSMTNTDTRDVESTLAQIKRLEEVGCEIIRVAVVDEEAARCIKRIKDAIKIPLIADIHFDYRLAILSMENGADGIRINPGNIGSEDKVRKVIDAAKIHNVAIRIGVNSGSLEKEFREKYGVCARAMVESALKYMRFFEKERFYNMKFSLKGSDVMTTIEAYREFSKISDYPLHLGVTEAGTLFSGTMKSAVGIGTLLAEGIGDTIRVSLTADPVEEVKVGFEILKALGLRDRGAEIISCPTCGRCEIDLMDLASKVENELAKLDKKVTVAVMGCVVNGPGEAREADYGIAGGRGVGIIFKKGRVLKKVKEEELLEEFLKIIKEEIN; encoded by the coding sequence ATGAGAAGAGTTACAAAGGAAATTACACTTGGAAATTTGAAGATAGGCGGGAAAAATCCCATTACCGTCCAATCAATGACAAATACGGATACCAGAGATGTAGAGAGCACTCTGGCGCAAATTAAAAGACTTGAAGAGGTAGGGTGCGAGATTATAAGAGTGGCCGTGGTAGATGAAGAAGCGGCAAGATGTATCAAAAGAATAAAAGATGCTATAAAAATACCTTTGATAGCTGATATACACTTTGATTACAGGCTTGCTATTCTATCTATGGAAAATGGTGCAGATGGTATCAGAATAAATCCTGGAAATATTGGTAGCGAAGATAAAGTGAGAAAGGTTATTGATGCGGCAAAAATACATAATGTTGCCATTAGGATAGGGGTGAATTCCGGGTCATTGGAGAAAGAATTTAGGGAAAAGTATGGGGTTTGTGCTAGGGCAATGGTGGAATCTGCTCTTAAATATATGCGCTTCTTTGAAAAGGAGCGTTTTTACAATATGAAGTTTTCATTAAAAGGTAGTGATGTCATGACTACCATTGAGGCATACAGAGAATTTTCAAAAATATCAGATTATCCGCTTCATCTTGGAGTAACAGAAGCGGGTACGCTTTTTTCTGGTACCATGAAATCAGCAGTAGGGATCGGGACACTTCTTGCAGAAGGAATAGGGGATACAATTCGGGTATCACTTACCGCTGATCCCGTAGAAGAAGTCAAGGTAGGTTTTGAGATTTTAAAAGCTCTAGGACTACGTGATAGAGGTGCTGAAATTATATCATGTCCTACCTGTGGTAGATGTGAAATAGATTTGATGGATTTGGCATCTAAAGTGGAAAATGAACTCGCTAAACTTGATAAAAAGGTGACTGTTGCAGTTATGGGGTGTGTGGTAAATGGGCCTGGTGAGGCAAGGGAAGCTGATTATGGGATTGCTGGTGGCAGAGGGGTAGGTATAATCTTTAAAAAGGGCAGAGTTTTAAAAAAGGTTAAAGAGGAAGAACTTTTAGAGGAGTTTTTAAAAATTATAAAAGAGGAAATAAATTAA